The Lepidochelys kempii isolate rLepKem1 chromosome 5, rLepKem1.hap2, whole genome shotgun sequence genome window below encodes:
- the LOC140911963 gene encoding interferon beta-like, whose protein sequence is MISRSLLQFCLMLHFSSEISCLDCNRLHVLQTRMNSESLEHLEKMGGNFPFQCLNEGIAFKPRDILKLQLSHQENAKVAIQQILQELFHIFNNNLTQAAWNGTSIKEFQNGLHQQIEKLEMCLSAEMEKEVTYPGNETLLLTSLKLKRFFQTIEDFLKEKQYSRCAWEIIRVEIPRCFLMLNKLTKRLENEGTIFSFFLEKLK, encoded by the coding sequence ATGATCAGCAGGAGTTTGCTGCAATTTTGCCTCATGCTGCACTTCTCCAGTGAAATTTCATGTCTGGACTGTAACAGGCTGCATGTTCTACAAACCAGAATGAACAGCGAGAGTTTAGAGCATCTGGAGAAAATGGGTGGCAACTTTCCCTTCCAATGTCTAAATGAAGGGATAGCTTTCAAGCCCAGAGATATCCTCAAGCTCCAACTGTCCCACCAAGAGAATGCCAAGGTAGCCATCCAGCAGATCCTCCAAGAGCTCTTCCATATCTTTAACAACAATCTCACCCAAGCTGCCTGGAATGGGACTTCCATAAAGGAATTCCAAAATGGACTTCACCAGCAGATTGAGAAACTGGAGATGTGTTTGAGTGCTGAGATGGAAAAGGAGGTAACCTACCCAGGAAATGAGACCCTCCTGCTCACCAGCCTCAAACTGAAGAGATTCTTCCAGACAATAGAGGatttcctgaaagaaaagcaaTACAGCCGGTGTGCCTGGGAGATCATCCGTGTGGAAATACCCAGATGTTTCCTCATGCTCAACAAACTCACCAAGAGACTTGAAAATGAAGGtaccatcttttcttttttcctagaaaAACTCAAATGA